One part of the Prunus persica cultivar Lovell chromosome G5, Prunus_persica_NCBIv2, whole genome shotgun sequence genome encodes these proteins:
- the LOC18777525 gene encoding glutamate--cysteine ligase, chloroplastic, producing the protein MALLLQMGSSYCIRTEIFRHKCGQNVGLSRANNIEAAKLKENCIGFSSVSCFSSRKTQILHVDDAVLGHKRGHSVIVAASPPTEDAVIVTEPLTKEDLVGYLASGCKPKENWRIGTEHEKFGFELKTLRPMKYEQIAELLNGISERFDWEKVMEGDKIIGLKQGKQSISLEPGGQFELSGAPLETLHQTCAEVNSHLYQVKAVTEEMGIGFLGIGFQPKWRIKDIPIMPKGRYEIMRNYMPKVGTLGLDMMFRTCTVQVNLDFSSEADMIRKFRAGLALQPIATALFANSPFTEGKPNGFLSMRSQIWTDTDNNRTGMLPFVFDDSFGFEQYVDYALDVPMYFVYRKKKYIDCTGMTFRDFLAGKLSCIPGELPTLNDWENHLTTIFPEVRLKRYLEMRGADGGPWRRLCALPAFWVGILYDEVALQNVLDITADWTPEERQMLRNKVPITGLKTPFRDGLLKHVAQDVVKLAKDGLERRGFKESGFLNEVAEVVRTGVTPAERLLELYNGKWGQQIDPVFEELLY; encoded by the exons ATGGCACTCCTTTTACAAATGGGTTCATCGTACTGCATCCGTACTGAGATATTTCGGCATAAATGTGGACAAAATGTGGGTTTGAGTAGGGCAAACAATATAGAGGCAGCCAAGTTGAAGGAAAATTGCATTGGCTTCTCTTCCGTGTCATGTTTCTCTTCTAGGAAGACACAGATTTTGCATGTAGACGATGCAGTACTAGGACATAAAAGAGGGCATAGTGTGATAGTTGCTGCAAGTCCTCCCACAGAAGATGCAGTAATTGTTACAGAGCCTCTGACGAAAGAGGATCTTGTAGGGTATCTTGCCTCTGGATGCAAGCCTAAGGAAAATTGGAG AATTGGTACAGAGCACGAGAAGTTTGGTTTTGAGCTAAAAACCTTACGTCCtatgaaatatgaacaaaTAGCTGAGTTGCTTAATGGAATTTCTGAGAGATTTGATTGGGAGAAAGTCATGGAAGGCGACAAGATTATTGGACTCAAACAG GGTAAGCAAAGCATATCGCTGGAGCCTGGAGGCCAATTTGAGCTTAGTGGTGCACCTCTTGAGACTCTACATCAGACTTGTGCTGAAGTCAATTCACACCTTTATCAG gtTAAAGCAGTTACAGAGGAAATGGGAATCGGATTTCTTGGAATTGGTTTTCAGCCAAAATGGAGGATTAAGGACATACCTATAATGCCCAAG GGAAGATATGAGATTATGAGAAATTACATGCCAAAAGTTGGCACGCTTGGACttgatatgatgttcaggaCTTGCACTGTACAG GTTAATCTGGATTTCAGTTCTGAAGCAGACATGATAAGAAAATTTCGTGCTGGTCTTGCTTTGCAGCCT ATAGCAACAGCTCTATTCGCAAATTCACCTTTCACTGAAGGAAAGCCAAATGGTTTTCTGAGCATGAGAAG TCAAATTTGGACTGATACTGACAACAATCGCACTGGCAtgcttccttttgtttttgatgaCTCCTTTGG gtTTGAACAATATGTTGATTATGCTCTTGATGTTCCCATGTACTTTGTTTATCGGAAAAAGAAGTACATCGACTGTACTGGAATGACCTTCCGG GACTTTTTGGCAGGAAAGCTGAGCTGCATTCCGGGTGAATTGCCAACCCTGAACGATTGGGAGAATCATTTAACAACTATATTTCCTGAG GTCAGGCTGAAGAGATACTTGGAGATGAGGGGTGCTGATGGAGGGCCTTGGAGGAGATTATGCGCTTTGCCAGCATTTTGG GTAGGTATACTGTATGATGAGGTTGCCCTACAGAATGTGTTAGACATTACAGCTGATTGGACCCCTGAAGAAAGACAGATGCTGAGAAATAAG GTCCCCATAACTGGTCTAAAGACACCATTTCGGGATGGGTTGCTCAAGCATGTCGCCCAAGATGTCGTAAAGTTGGCAAAG GATGGCCTGGAaagaagaggctttaaggaatCTGGGTTCTTGAATGAGGTGGCCGAGGTTGTCAGAACCG GTGTAACACCAGCTGAGAGGCTATTGGAATTGTATAACGGGAAGTGGGGACAACAAATAGACCCTGTTTTTGAGGAGCTACTTTACTGA
- the LOC18776726 gene encoding uncharacterized protein LOC18776726 yields MAESITSTSLLGHRPLYTGAFIKDVSNKRRSSDNCRFPMAEILGRRITMAPPLPKLRVDRSKNSSIKALAMELAKETYSFKEDRIPKKWDYPTDTSVDRKPGLWPPENKADNPSLHNPLLRQERMGSGWLVAIFEWEGVLIEDNTDLEKQAWLALSQEEGKSPPPAFMLRRIEGMKNEQAISEVLCWSRDPAQMRRMATRKEDIYQALQGGIYRLRAGSREFVNFLMHYNIPMALVSTRPRKTLEAAIGNIGIEGYFNVMVAAEDVQRGKPDPEMFEYAAQLLKFIPERCIVFGNSNQTVEAAHDARMKCVAVASKHPVYELAAADLVVRRLDELSVVDLKNLAVIESTEFGSGEPELEMEEEDDPSPSTRVTFDDNFR; encoded by the coding sequence ATGGCTGAATCAATTACTTCAACATCTCTTCTTGGGCACCGGCCGCTCTATACAGGAGCTTTCATTAAGGATGTCTCTAACAAGAGGAGGTCTTCGGATAACTGTCGGTTCCCGATGGCAGAAATTCTTGGTAGAAGGATTACTATGGCTCCTCCTTTGCCAAAGTTGAGAGTTGATCGctcaaaaaattcatcaattaAGGCCCTTGCAATGGAGCTAGCGAAAGAGACCTATTCATTCAAGGAGGATAGGATTCCCAAGAAATGGGATTATCCTACCGATACCAGTGTAGATCGAAAACCTGGTTTGTGGCCACCAGAGAATAAAGCAGATAACCCTTCGCTACACAATCCCTTGCTTCGACAAGAACGGATGGGTAGTGGTTGGCTAGTTGCCATATTCGAATGGGAAGGAGTTCTGATTGAAGACAATACTGATCTTGAGAAGCAAGCCTGGCTGGCTCTTTCTCAAGAAGAAGGAAAGTCTCCTCCTCCAGCTTTCATGCTTAGAAGAATAGAAGGTATGAAGAATGAACAGGCAATTTCTGAAGTTCTCTGCTGGTCAAGAGACCCAGCACAGATGAGAAGAATGGCTACTCGAAAGGAAGACATTTACCAAGCTTTGCAGGGTGGGATATATAGATTGCGAGCTGGATCAAGAgagtttgtgaattttttgatGCATTACAACATACCGATGGCGCTGGTCTCTACACGTCCAAGAAAAACTCTAGAGGCTGCAATTGGAAATATTGGTATTGAAGGATACTTCAATGTGATGGTAGCTGCAGAAGATGTTCAAAGGGGGAAGCCTGATCCAGAAATGTTTGAGTATGCGGCACAACTTCTAAAATTCATACCTGAGCGCTGCATTGTGTTTGGGAACTCAAACCAAACGGTTGAGGCTGCCCATGACGCCCGGATGAAGTGTGTGGCTGTTGCTAGCAAGCATCCTGTATATGAGCTTGCAGCTGCAGACCTGGTGGTTAGGCGCTTGGACGAGCTATCTGTGGTTGATTTGAAGAATCTTGCTGTTATTGAATCCACTGAATTTGGGTCAGGGGAACCAGAGTTGgaaatggaagaagaagacgatcCATCTCCGTCAACCAGGGTAACATTTGATGATAATTTCCGGTAA
- the LOC18777994 gene encoding glutamate--cysteine ligase, chloroplastic yields MALISQTSYCIVFSSLLTYTASKTHAMHVDNAEVGQRRRRSAIVAASPPTEAAVIAAEPLTKEDLIGYLASGCKPKENWRIGTEQERFGFDLKTLRPMKYEHIAELLNGIADRFDWDKIMEGNNIIALKQGKQSITLEPGGQFEHSGAPLETLHQVCAEVNSHLYQVKAVLKEMGIGLLDIGCQPKWEVKDIPMMPKERYEIIRNYMPKVGSLGLDLMFRTCTAQVNLDFSSEADMIKKLRASLALQPIATALFANSPFTEGKPNGFLSMRSQIWTDTDKDRTGMIPFVFDDTFGFEKYVEYALDIPMYFVYRNKRHFDCTGMTFRDFMAGKLRCIPGELPTMNDWEMHLGTIYPEVRLKRYLEMRGADGGPWSRLRALPAFWVGLLYDEVSLQNVIDMIADWTAEERQMLRDQVPKTGLKTPFRGRLLKHVAQDVVRFAKAGLERRGFNETGFLNELEEVARTGVTPAEKLLELYYRKWGQNIDPVFEELLY; encoded by the exons ATGGCACTCATTTCACAGACATCATACTGCATTGTCTTCTCTTCCTTATTGACTTATACTGCCAGCAAGACACATGCTATGCATGTAGACAATGCTGAAGTAGGACAGAGGCGACGACGTAGTGCGATAGTTGCTGCAAGCCCTCCCACAGAAGCGGCTGTTATTGCTGCAGAGCCACTGACGAAAGAGGATCTTATCGGGTATCTTGCCTCTGGATGCAAGCCTAAAGAAAATTGGAG AATTGGCACTGAGCAGGAGAGATTTGGCTTTGATCTAAAGACTTTACGTCCTATGAAATATGAACACATTGCCGAGTTGCTTAATGGGATTGCTGATAGATTTGATTGGGATAAAATCATGGAAGGCAACAACATTATTGCACTCAAACAG GGTAAGCAGAGCATAACATTGGAGCCTGGAGGTCAATTCGAGCATAGTGGTGCACCTCTTGAAACTCTGCATCAAGTTTGTGCTGAAGTCAATTCTCATCTTTATCAG GTTAAAGCAGTTCTAAAGGAAATGGGAATCGGATTGCTTGATATTGGTTGTCAGCCTAAATGGGAAGTTAAAGATATACCTATGATGCCCAAG GAACGATACGAAATTATTAGAAATTACATGCCCAAAGTTGGCTCGCTCGGACTCGATTTGATGTTCAGGACTTGCACTGCACAG GTTAATCTGGACTTCAGTTCCGAAGCCGACATGATAAAGAAACTTCGTGCTAGTCTTGCTTTGCAGCCT ATTGCAACAGCTCTATTTGCAAATTCACCTTTCACTGAAGGAAAGCCAAATGGTTTTCTTAGCATGAGAAG TCAAATTTGGACTGATACTGACAAGGATCGCACTGGCATGATTCCTTTTGTTTTCGATGACACCTTTGG GTTCGAGAAGTATGTTGAATATGCTCTGGATATTCCCATGTACTTTGTTTATCGGAACAAGAGGCATTTCGACTGTACTGGGATGACCTTCCGG GATTTCATGGCAGGAAAGCTTCGTTGCATTCCGGGTGAATTGCCAACCATGAACGATTGGGAGATGCATTTGGGAACTATATATCCTGAG GTCAGGCTGAAGAGATACTTGGAGATGAGGGGTGCTGATGGAGGACCTTGGAGTAGATTACGTGCCTTGCCTGCATTTTGG gttggtttgttgtatgATGAGGTTTCCCTACAAAATGTGATAGACATGATAGCAGACTGGACTGCTGAAGAAAGACAGATGCTGAGAGATCAG GTCCCCAAAACTGGCCTAAAGACACCGTTTCGTGGTAGATTGCTAAAGCATGTTGCTCAAGATGTGGTCCGGTTCGCAAAG GCTGGCCTGGAAAGAAGAGGCTTTAATGAAACAGGCTTCTTGAATGAGTTGGAGGAGGTAGCTAGAACTG GTGTAACACCAGCTGAGAAGCTACTGGAGTTGTATTACAGGAAATGGGGACAAAATATAGACCCTGTTTTTGAGGAGCTACTATACTGA
- the LOC18776927 gene encoding tubulin beta chain: MREILHIQAGQCGNQIGGKFWEVMCDEHGIDPTGKYNGNSHLQLERVNVYYNEANGGRYVPRAVLMDLEPGTMDSLRTGPYGQIFRPDNFVFGQNGAGNNWAKGHYTEGAELIDSVLDVVRKEAENCDCLQGFQICHSLGGGTGSGMGTLLISKIREEYPDRMMMTFSVFPSPKVSDTVVEPYNATLSVHQLVENADECMVLDNEALYDICFRTLKLTNPSFGDLNHLISTTMSGVTCCLRFPGQLNSDLRKLAVNLIPFPRLHFFMVGFAPLTSRGSQYYRALTIPELTQQMWDAKNMMCAADPRHGRYLTASAVFRGRMSTKEVDEQMINIQNKNSSFFVEWIPNNVKSSVCDIPPTGLAMSSTFMGNSTSIQEMFRRVSEQFTVMFRRKAFLHWYTGEGMDEMEFTEAESNMNDLVSEYQQYQDAVAQDEGDEYEEEEVEN; the protein is encoded by the exons atgagagaaatcTTGCACATTCAAGCTGGGCAATGTGGAAACCAAATTGGAGGCAAATTCTGGGAGGTTATGTGTGATGAGCATGGGATTGATCCCACTGGAAAATACAATGGAAATTCACACCTTCAGCTTGAGAGGGTGAATGTGTACTACAATGAAGCAAATGGTGGCAGATATGTGCCTAGAGCAGTCTTGATGGATCTTGAGCCAGGGACCATGGACAGCTTAAGAACAGGTCCTTATGGGCAAATTTTCAGGCCTGATAACTTTGTGTTTGGCCAAAATGGAGCAGGAAACAACTGGGCTAAAGGGCATTACACAGAAGGAGCTGAGTTGATTGATTCTGTTCTTGATGTGGTTAGAAAAGAGGCAGAGAATTGCGATTGTTTGCAAG GGTTCCAGATTTGCCATTCACTGGGAGGTGGAACAGGGTCTGGGATGGGGACTCTACTGATATCAAAGATCAGGGAGGAGTATCCAGATAGAATGATGATGACTTTCTCAGTCTTCCCTTCACCAAAAGTTTCTGACACTGTGGTTGAACCCTACAATGCCACCCTATCTGTTCATCAATTGGTGGAAAATGCAGATGAGTGTATGGTCCTTGACAATGAAGCCCTCTATGATATCTGCTTCAGAACTCTCAAGCTCACTAATCCAAGCT TTGGTGATCTGAACCATTTGATCTCCACAACCATGAGTGGAGTCACATGCTGCCTCCGATTCCCGGGCCAACTCAACTCCGACCTCCGAAAGCTAGCCGTGAACCTCATCCCCTTCCCCCGCCTCCACTTCTTCATGGTCGGTTTCGCGCCCTTAACTTCTCGGGGCTCCCAATACTATAGGGCCCTCACAATCCCAGAGCTCACACAGCAAATGTGGGACGCCAAGAACATGATGTGCGCCGCAGACCCTCGCCACGGCCGCTACCTCACAGCATCCGCCGTCTTCCGCGGCAGAATGAGCACAAAAGAAGTGGATGAGCAAATGATcaatatacaaaacaaaaactcctCCTTCTTTGTCGAGTGGATCCCAAACAACGTGAAATCAAGTGTTTGTGACATTCCACCAACTGGGTTGGCCATGTCCTCCACATTCATGGGAAACTCAACCTCAATCCAGGAGATGTTTCGCCGTGTTTCGGAGCAATTCACGGTCATGTTTAGGAGGAAGGCCTTCTTGCATTGGTACACAGGGGAAGGCATGGATGAGATGGAGTTCACTGAGGCAGAGAGCAACATGAATGACTTGGTTTCTGAGTACCAGCAGTACCAGGATGCTGTGGCGCAGGATGAGGGAGATGAGTATGAGGAGGAAGAGGTGGAGAATTGA